CAGCCGGGCCGCGAAGGGGTGGTCGTGAAGTCGATCACCTGTGCCAGCGATGGTGCGGTCGAGGTGTTCCTCGAGCCCGCTCTGGCCCCGCCGTTGGTCGTGGCCATCGGGCGCGCGCCGCTCGTTCGAATCCTCGTGTCCATGGCGCGTGAGATCGGTTTCGACACAGCGATCGTCGAGCGCGACCCGGTGCCCCCCGGGGAGCTCGCCGAGTCCCACACTCGGGTGGAGGCCCAGCTCGAGCTCGACAAGCTGGGCGTGGGACCAGATTCGTTCGTCGTCGTGGCGACCATGGGCCGCTACGACGAGGACGCCCTCGAGGCGACG
This region of Acidimicrobiales bacterium genomic DNA includes:
- a CDS encoding XdhC family protein, with product MFDGVLSEAAALRARREPHVLATVVWSQRPVSGKPGAKALVLADGRVKGWVGGSCSEPLVVREALQALEDGRPRLLHLGPRGDDQPGREGVVVKSITCASDGAVEVFLEPALAPPLVVAIGRAPLVRILVSMAREIGFDTAIVERDPVPPGELAESHTRVEAQLELDKLGVGPDSFVVVATMGRYDEDALEAT